In one window of Chiloscyllium plagiosum isolate BGI_BamShark_2017 chromosome 44, ASM401019v2, whole genome shotgun sequence DNA:
- the LOC122543585 gene encoding zinc finger protein 664-like — translation MEKRWKCGDCGKGFDYPSHLETHRRSHTGERPFICSECGKGFAQSQHLLSHQRAHSSRRPLKCFECEKSFKRRNHLMQHQQTHTGERPYTCPECGKGFTQSSTLMRHRQTHTGRRPFTCSVCGKGFIQSSTLLRHQRVHTGERPFTCPVCGKGLTRLSTLTSHQRAHANK, via the coding sequence ATGGAGAAGCGGTGGAAGTGCGGAGACTGCGGGAAGGGCTTCGACTACCCTTCCCACCTGGAAACCCACCGCCGCAGCCACACCGGCGAGAGGCCGTTCATCTGCTCCGAGTGCGGCAAGGGCTTCGCCCAGTCGCAGCACCTGCTCTCGCACCAGCGCGCCCATTCCAGCCGCAGGCCGCTCAAGTGCTTCGAGTGCGAGAAGAGCTTCAAGCGCAGGAACCACCTGATGCAGCACCAGCAGacccacaccggggagaggccctaCACCTGCCCCGAGTGCGGCAAGGGCTTCACCCAGTCCTCCACCCTGATGCGGCACCGGCAGACCCACACGGGCCggcggccgttcacctgctcgGTGTGCGGCAAGGGGTTCATCCAGTCGTCCACGCTGCTGCGCCACCAGCGGGtgcacaccggggagaggccgttcacctgccccgTGTGCGGGAAGGGACTGACCCGGCTGAGCACCCTCACTTCCCACCAACGGGCCCACGCCAACAAATAG